In Pelosinus sp. IPA-1, a single window of DNA contains:
- a CDS encoding GGDEF domain-containing protein yields the protein MINITAMIKTVPFGLLALTSLLFSELTIDTMLSTNLYNASYALFVVGMLFSWWFNRSRVFFVLITFALCDWALSNTAAEIVGLPVYKASIFSIVSMVIPVNILIFSSIKERGIFNTWGLLRFGLIFLELFFIATAVITKDNDLLKLFTQRVVSLNLPIVTIPQPALLAAGITLLWLIKKQLAQPSNLNNAFITVLFAALIGLQLKANVIAVPIFFCAAGLMLLTAVIQDSYSMAYLDELTGLPARRALKEELMKLHGDYTVAMLDIDFFKKFNDTYGHDTGDEVLRLVASVLRGVTGGGKAFRYGGEEFTIIFPRTKIADALPHLEELRAAVEKTPFTYQKKEHKKGKKSSAKKLFVTISIGAAERSEKNKITENVMKAADTALYRAKKKGRNCVSK from the coding sequence ATGATAAATATTACAGCCATGATTAAAACCGTTCCCTTTGGTCTACTAGCACTCACTAGCCTTCTTTTTTCCGAGTTGACGATAGATACTATGCTTAGTACAAACCTCTATAATGCTTCATATGCCTTATTTGTGGTCGGCATGTTGTTTAGCTGGTGGTTTAATCGCAGTCGTGTGTTTTTTGTGTTGATTACATTTGCTTTATGTGACTGGGCTTTGAGTAATACTGCGGCGGAAATCGTTGGACTTCCTGTTTATAAAGCCTCAATCTTTTCGATTGTCAGTATGGTTATTCCAGTTAATATTTTAATCTTCTCTTCGATAAAGGAGCGCGGTATTTTCAATACCTGGGGTTTGTTACGGTTCGGTCTTATTTTTCTCGAACTATTTTTTATTGCTACCGCAGTTATAACAAAAGATAATGATTTACTCAAACTATTCACTCAACGCGTAGTTTCACTGAACTTGCCAATCGTTACGATTCCTCAGCCTGCATTGTTGGCCGCTGGTATTACATTACTATGGCTAATAAAAAAACAGTTAGCTCAGCCCTCTAATCTAAACAATGCTTTCATCACAGTGCTTTTTGCTGCTTTGATAGGATTGCAACTCAAGGCCAATGTAATAGCAGTACCAATTTTCTTTTGTGCTGCCGGCCTCATGCTGCTTACTGCGGTGATTCAGGATTCCTATTCTATGGCCTATCTGGATGAACTAACAGGTTTGCCTGCGCGTCGTGCGCTTAAAGAAGAACTTATGAAGCTGCACGGTGATTACACTGTTGCTATGCTAGATATTGATTTTTTCAAAAAGTTTAATGATACTTATGGGCATGACACAGGAGATGAAGTCTTGCGCTTAGTGGCATCTGTACTCAGAGGAGTGACTGGTGGCGGAAAGGCCTTCCGCTATGGCGGGGAAGAGTTTACCATTATTTTCCCCCGGACTAAAATTGCAGATGCATTGCCCCATCTAGAAGAGCTGCGTGCCGCCGTTGAGAAAACTCCTTTTACTTATCAAAAAAAAGAGCATAAAAAAGGGAAGAAATCCTCTGCTAAAAAGCTTTTTGTAACAATTAGCATCGGAGCTGCTGAACGCAGCGAAAAAAATAAAATAACTGAGAACGTCATGAAAGCCGCCGATACCGCCCTATATCGCGCTAAGAAAAAGGGGCGTAATTGTGTAAGTAAATAA